A genomic segment from Methanomicrobium sp. W14 encodes:
- a CDS encoding type IV pilin N-terminal domain-containing protein yields the protein MSGKENEAVSPVVGVMLMLVVTIILAAVVSGFAGGLAGSQEVAPQASIAVSTGYAGDNFDIKFEHLGGDPIKTSDCEFITYLTLPNGTVVKHTQTGTSPLARSETPVLKGTVYTYSRGPHLTDPQKYAYPCSPIENESLPSGWTVEGINSLENGENYAWFGDAVWLSGDVARTYNNGYTANFVGLVDYVTPDSETGDNPFPGTDNVYDSACSLLKECVDNNCNLDIKLMHIPSGKYILDKSIILQG from the coding sequence ATGTCTGGTAAAGAAAATGAAGCAGTCTCGCCTGTTGTGGGCGTTATGCTTATGCTTGTCGTAACGATAATTCTTGCCGCTGTAGTCTCCGGTTTTGCCGGTGGTCTTGCCGGTTCCCAGGAGGTTGCCCCTCAGGCAAGTATTGCCGTTTCGACAGGTTATGCAGGTGACAATTTTGATATAAAATTTGAGCACCTTGGCGGAGACCCAATAAAAACGTCCGACTGTGAATTTATCACATATCTGACGCTTCCTAACGGAACTGTGGTAAAACATACGCAGACTGGGACTTCTCCTCTGGCAAGGAGTGAAACGCCTGTCTTAAAGGGCACTGTTTATACTTATTCACGCGGCCCCCATCTGACCGACCCGCAGAAGTATGCATATCCGTGTAGTCCTATCGAAAATGAATCACTGCCTTCAGGCTGGACTGTCGAAGGAATAAACAGCCTTGAAAACGGAGAAAACTACGCATGGTTTGGGGATGCGGTATGGCTTTCCGGTGATGTCGCAAGGACATACAACAACGGCTACACCGCAAATTTCGTAGGCCTTGTTGATTATGTAACTCCTGACAGCGAAACGGGTGATAATCCGTTCCCGGGGACAGACAATGTTTATGATTCTGCATGCAGTCTTCTCAAGGAATGTGTGGACAACAACTGTAATCTCGACATCAAACTTATGCATATTCCGAGCGGGAAATACATTCTGGACAAGTCGATTATACTTCAGGGGTGA
- a CDS encoding type IV pilin, translated as MKTNAISDEAVSPVVGVMLMLVVTIIIAAVVSGFASGLAGGTSVAPQASVVATDFDISGVIDATPGNAYGQGLARPDQGLNTAAGVINVVFEHKGGDTLNLDQIEIHLGKQSEPEVSSLVSRTMEPQTGPDMSTSQGNFGTIGDKSLISGYNSGWDKYIESFPDKNEVVVKPGDRFVLHADYGAKDSNGDNLIAWHKQGGAYGFPIKEGDVLTYDIMDKASQKVIASGKITVPQFTVSQS; from the coding sequence ATGAAAACAAATGCTATTTCTGACGAAGCAGTATCACCTGTAGTGGGTGTGATGCTGATGCTTGTTGTTACAATTATTATTGCAGCCGTTGTCAGCGGTTTTGCCAGTGGTCTTGCAGGAGGAACCAGTGTTGCCCCGCAGGCTTCCGTTGTTGCAACTGATTTTGACATAAGCGGTGTAATTGATGCAACCCCGGGCAACGCATATGGCCAGGGACTTGCAAGGCCTGATCAGGGCCTTAATACTGCAGCGGGAGTCATAAACGTGGTTTTTGAGCATAAAGGCGGTGACACCTTAAACTTGGACCAGATTGAAATCCACCTTGGAAAACAGAGTGAACCCGAGGTAAGTTCACTGGTTTCACGTACAATGGAGCCCCAGACTGGTCCTGATATGAGTACTTCACAGGGAAACTTCGGTACAATTGGTGACAAAAGCCTTATTTCAGGGTATAATTCCGGGTGGGACAAGTACATAGAAAGTTTCCCCGACAAGAATGAGGTTGTTGTAAAACCCGGAGACAGATTCGTGCTTCATGCCGATTACGGTGCTAAAGACTCTAACGGAGATAACCTGATTGCCTGGCATAAACAGGGCGGTGCATACGGTTTCCCGATAAAAGAGGGTGACGTTCTCACGTATGATATCATGGACAAAGCCAGCCAGAAGGTAATTGCGTCAGGAAAGATTACTGTCCCGCAGTTTACTGTTAGTCAAAGCTGA
- a CDS encoding ABC transporter substrate-binding protein, with product MTAINKTVLLVFCISVIYLAGAAYAGANSGTDVLPLDKNNDQNISSDELSEGILSYLAEKYLNKTDTEPDENLSDAAYIYANWGGKPKTITDSTGRTITLYRPLKNVVVLNGEMLETLRSLNFSSDKISGVGKYTLQDTNFFPEYSKKTNVGSVWSPDYEKIIELKPDAVLTYATFMQDTCDEIQQKVQGMDPSIKFIRFDLYYPSTYIEEAEKLSKAVDREEEGEKLVSFYGKNLDLIKSKVGSLPEDNRTKVYFESWDDYKSAAKGSGYNEKINLAGGFSIFENATPEYPIVSPEEILLKNPDVIVKLIGSGQLKFGGYEDNDTDSAKSVYVTLTSRAGWSSLDAVKDNRLHILSTDIFGGPEYIIGTLYLAKWFYPGEFEDVDPEEVHQEYVSDFQHLDYNVSSSGLFTYQETAKV from the coding sequence ATGACCGCAATAAATAAAACTGTCCTTCTGGTGTTTTGCATATCAGTCATTTACCTGGCGGGAGCTGCATACGCGGGAGCAAACTCCGGTACAGACGTTTTGCCGCTTGACAAAAACAATGACCAGAATATTTCTTCAGATGAACTTTCCGAAGGTATTCTCTCTTACCTTGCGGAAAAATACCTCAACAAAACCGACACTGAGCCTGACGAAAACCTCTCGGACGCCGCATACATATACGCAAACTGGGGAGGAAAACCGAAGACGATAACGGACTCCACAGGCCGGACGATAACACTTTACCGGCCCTTAAAGAATGTGGTCGTATTAAACGGCGAGATGCTTGAAACTCTGCGGTCTCTCAACTTCAGTTCCGACAAGATTTCGGGAGTCGGGAAGTATACGCTTCAGGACACAAACTTCTTCCCGGAATACAGCAAAAAAACGAACGTAGGAAGCGTCTGGTCGCCTGACTACGAGAAGATAATAGAGTTGAAGCCCGACGCAGTCCTGACGTATGCGACGTTTATGCAGGACACCTGCGACGAGATACAGCAGAAAGTCCAGGGGATGGACCCTTCGATAAAATTCATCCGCTTTGACCTGTATTACCCGTCAACATACATTGAGGAGGCAGAAAAACTTTCAAAGGCAGTAGACAGGGAAGAAGAGGGAGAAAAACTTGTCTCATTCTATGGAAAAAACCTTGACCTGATTAAATCAAAAGTCGGCTCATTACCTGAGGATAACAGGACGAAGGTATACTTTGAAAGCTGGGACGACTACAAGAGCGCCGCAAAAGGTTCCGGGTACAATGAAAAGATAAATCTTGCAGGAGGATTCAGCATATTCGAGAATGCAACGCCCGAATACCCTATAGTAAGCCCTGAAGAAATTCTTCTCAAAAACCCTGATGTCATCGTAAAACTCATCGGCTCAGGTCAGCTTAAATTCGGCGGGTACGAGGACAACGACACGGATTCTGCAAAAAGCGTATATGTCACCCTGACATCACGTGCCGGGTGGAGCAGCCTTGATGCAGTTAAAGACAACAGGCTTCATATCTTAAGCACCGACATTTTCGGGGGACCGGAGTATATCATAGGAACGCTTTACCTTGCAAAATGGTTTTATCCTGGCGAATTCGAAGATGTCGACCCTGAAGAAGTCCACCAGGAGTATGTCTCCGACTTCCAGCACCTGGACTACAACGTGAGCAGTTCAGGTCTTTTCACATACCAAGAGACTGCAAAGGTGTAA